One window from the genome of Anaerococcus sp. Marseille-Q7828 encodes:
- a CDS encoding IS3 family transposase — protein sequence MVKELKEKGYKLKYLLIAIDMPRSTYYFEINKVDKIKNKNSHIADKITQIFNLHKGRYGVRRVYMELVNQGYVINHKRVQRIMHELKLFGKRSKEKYHSYKGKVGKVADNIINRDFKADRPLQKWATDVSEFKFSWGKCYISPILDMYTNEIISYDLSLRPNLKQISNMLEKAFNKFPKLNNLILHSDQGWQYQHKYYVNELKKHDIRQSMSRKGNCYDNSIMETFFGRLKNEIYYGYEKSYSSFEEFSRAIEEYIDYYNNERIQSKTKWMPPTKYRLASTTIS from the coding sequence ATTGTCAAAGAACTCAAAGAAAAAGGATACAAACTAAAATATCTTTTAATAGCTATTGATATGCCAAGGTCAACATACTATTTTGAAATAAATAAAGTTGATAAGATAAAAAATAAGAATAGTCATATCGCAGATAAAATAACCCAAATATTTAACTTACACAAAGGCAGATATGGAGTAAGAAGAGTATATATGGAGTTGGTAAATCAAGGTTATGTCATAAATCATAAAAGAGTGCAAAGGATAATGCATGAGTTAAAGCTATTCGGAAAAAGGTCTAAAGAAAAATACCACTCATATAAGGGGAAGGTAGGTAAAGTAGCTGATAATATAATAAATAGAGATTTTAAGGCAGATAGACCTCTACAAAAATGGGCCACTGATGTATCAGAATTTAAATTTTCTTGGGGTAAATGCTACATCTCTCCAATACTTGATATGTATACAAATGAGATAATATCTTATGACTTATCCTTACGCCCTAATTTAAAACAAATATCTAATATGTTAGAAAAAGCATTTAACAAATTTCCGAAACTAAATAATCTGATACTACATTCAGATCAAGGATGGCAATACCAACATAAATACTATGTGAATGAGCTTAAAAAACATGACATAAGACAATCAATGTCAAGGAAGGGAAATTGCTATGATAACTCCATTATGGAGACATTCTTTGGAAGATTAAAAAATGAAATTTATTATGGTTATGAAAAGAGCTATAGCTCTTTTGAAGAATTTTCGAGAGCAATAGAGGAATATATTGATTATTACAATAACGAGAGAATTCAATCCAAAACAAAATGGATGCCACCTACAAAGTATAGGTTAGCATCCACTACAATTAGTTAA
- a CDS encoding helix-turn-helix domain-containing protein, whose product MKYSYEFKKECVQLYREGKWPDTPEGTTEKNFHDSIRIWFKLEELHGPEILKHGNNINWTPDEKLEMVSKVLAGNSIKSVAIEYGINDGQLYSWVNKYKNYGYNGLVNKKKGRKSKNTSMKSKNNHKVKELNESEREELIRLRAENEYIKAENEIIKKEIALREERYAAQLKAKKQRLSKNSKKKDTN is encoded by the coding sequence ATGAAATATAGTTATGAATTCAAAAAAGAATGTGTACAGTTGTATAGGGAAGGTAAATGGCCTGATACACCTGAAGGGACCACCGAAAAAAACTTTCATGATTCAATTAGAATATGGTTTAAGTTAGAAGAACTTCATGGACCAGAAATTTTAAAACATGGAAATAATATCAATTGGACACCTGATGAGAAGTTAGAAATGGTATCTAAGGTATTAGCTGGAAATTCAATAAAGTCTGTAGCAATTGAATACGGAATTAATGATGGACAACTCTATTCATGGGTTAACAAGTATAAAAATTATGGATATAATGGTCTTGTTAATAAAAAGAAAGGCCGTAAATCTAAAAATACAAGTATGAAAAGTAAAAATAACCATAAAGTAAAAGAACTTAATGAATCTGAAAGAGAAGAACTAATAAGACTTAGAGCAGAGAATGAATATATAAAGGCAGAAAATGAAATAATAAAAAAAGAGATCGCCTTGAGAGAAGAACGTTACGCTGCGCAACTCAAGGCGAAAAAGCAGCGATTGTCAAAGAACTCAAAGAAAAAGGATACAAACTAA
- a CDS encoding ectonucleotide pyrophosphatase/phosphodiesterase codes for MNKTPLFVISLDALGYYDEDIYKDLPFLKSMRERGTWIRRLESVYPTLTYAIHSTIVTGRYPSEHGVDNNLLVQPERLNMDWYWDQDYVSGDTIFKKAHEKSYTISAFSWPVSGFLPIEYNVPEVWTYEDEEFFEHVKRKGSPEFIEELYKEIGERNINDSQKIADEWMAKAVAYTFEKYQPDITFLHLIDVDHQKHVYGASHFAVKDAIKELDDRLSRMFEKIAKVKNLDEINIMLMSDHSQIDTAYPIRLNKMLADMNLVNVNEDGTVKEDWQAYFLTCGGSTALYTKEDDPNLVEQIKEKIESVNISGIEQIFDAEEIKELKSSDKAKLWIEAKEGYAFEADAREFITSRDYTVSARGNHGFLPTKEKNLAIGIFAGPAFKKGKIIEKEKIVNIAPTIDTIYNLDMKDMSGEVIDCLK; via the coding sequence ATGAATAAAACACCACTTTTTGTAATATCTTTAGATGCGCTTGGCTACTATGATGAGGATATTTACAAAGATCTTCCTTTTCTAAAGAGTATGAGAGAAAGAGGCACATGGATAAGAAGGCTTGAATCAGTATATCCAACTTTAACATATGCTATTCATTCCACGATCGTAACTGGTAGATACCCATCAGAGCACGGTGTAGATAACAACCTCTTAGTTCAACCGGAAAGACTTAATATGGACTGGTACTGGGATCAAGACTATGTATCTGGAGATACAATATTTAAGAAAGCCCACGAAAAGTCATATACTATATCAGCCTTTAGCTGGCCGGTTTCAGGCTTCTTACCAATTGAATACAATGTTCCTGAAGTATGGACTTATGAAGACGAAGAATTTTTTGAACATGTAAAAAGAAAAGGAAGTCCAGAATTTATCGAAGAGCTATACAAAGAAATCGGAGAGCGCAATATAAATGATAGTCAAAAGATAGCTGATGAATGGATGGCTAAAGCAGTAGCCTATACATTTGAAAAATATCAACCAGATATTACTTTTCTTCATCTTATAGATGTCGATCACCAAAAACACGTTTATGGTGCAAGTCATTTTGCAGTAAAAGATGCAATTAAGGAATTAGATGATAGACTTAGTCGTATGTTTGAAAAAATTGCAAAAGTTAAAAATCTTGATGAAATAAATATTATGCTTATGAGCGACCACTCTCAAATAGACACAGCATACCCTATTAGACTAAATAAGATGCTAGCTGATATGAATTTAGTGAATGTAAATGAAGATGGAACTGTAAAAGAAGATTGGCAAGCATATTTCTTAACATGTGGAGGATCAACAGCTCTTTATACAAAAGAAGATGATCCAAATCTTGTAGAACAGATAAAAGAAAAAATAGAAAGCGTAAATATTTCTGGCATAGAACAAATATTTGACGCCGAGGAAATAAAGGAACTCAAATCAAGCGATAAGGCTAAACTATGGATAGAAGCAAAAGAAGGCTATGCTTTTGAAGCTGATGCAAGAGAATTTATCACTAGCAGAGACTATACAGTAAGTGCTAGAGGCAATCATGGATTCTTGCCGACAAAAGAAAAGAATCTTGCCATTGGGATATTCGCTGGGCCGGCATTCAAAAAAGGGAAAATTATAGAGAAAGAAAAAATAGTAAACATTGCACCAACTATAGACACTATTTATAATTTAGATATGAAAGATATGAGTGGAGAAGTTATTGACTGTTTAAAATAA
- a CDS encoding carbohydrate ABC transporter permease gives MREESILRKIFRIIALILVSIVFLGPFLWMVFTSFKPLAEALRLPPTFLPETWVPQNYADAWQSGPFLHYTKNSVIVTLSVVALQLLTIIPASYAFAKMDFKGKKILFSLILVTMMIPAQLIFLPVYLMFSKVNLINSYWSLILPWASSAFGIFLLRQRFMQVPDEIIEAAVLDNTPTWKIIYKIMLPQAKGTVITIALFTFISEWNDYFWPLVMTSNDDIRTLPLGVSMLKSTLDGIHWNTVMAGNVILILPIVIIYLFAQKEIIKAFTYSGIK, from the coding sequence ATGAGAGAAGAAAGTATTTTAAGAAAAATATTTAGAATCATTGCTTTAATATTGGTTTCAATTGTTTTCTTAGGTCCGTTTTTGTGGATGGTATTCACATCATTTAAGCCTCTTGCTGAAGCTTTAAGATTGCCTCCAACTTTTCTTCCTGAAACTTGGGTTCCACAAAATTATGCTGACGCTTGGCAATCTGGACCTTTTTTACACTACACAAAGAACTCTGTAATTGTTACTTTATCTGTAGTTGCCCTACAATTATTGACAATCATTCCAGCGAGCTATGCTTTTGCTAAAATGGACTTTAAGGGTAAAAAGATTTTGTTTTCACTTATACTTGTAACAATGATGATTCCAGCTCAGCTAATATTTTTGCCAGTGTATCTTATGTTTTCTAAGGTAAATTTGATCAATAGCTACTGGTCACTTATTTTACCATGGGCAAGCTCAGCATTTGGAATATTCTTGCTTCGTCAAAGGTTTATGCAAGTTCCTGATGAGATAATTGAGGCTGCAGTGTTGGACAATACTCCTACTTGGAAGATTATTTATAAAATCATGCTACCTCAAGCTAAAGGAACAGTGATCACAATTGCACTATTCACATTTATCTCTGAGTGGAATGATTACTTCTGGCCACTTGTAATGACAAGCAATGATGACATAAGAACTTTGCCGCTTGGTGTATCAATGCTTAAATCGACCCTTGATGGAATACACTGGAATACAGTTATGGCCGGTAATGTTATATTGATACTACCGATAGTAATTATTTATCTATTTGCTCAAAAAGAAATTATAAAAGCTTTTACTTATAGCGGTATTAAATAG